The nucleotide sequence AAATATTCTGAAGAATGGTGTTAACTTCCATCAGCTTCTGCGGATCGGCTTCAACGTTTTCGGCGGTATTCTGAAGCGATTCATACATATCCTCCAGTTCTATGACAACACTTTGAAGCCGGTCGTTATAATCTGAAAATTCAGAAGAGAATTTCTGTAATCTGGCCAATAGTGTGCGAGTTTCTTTGGCCATTCCAAGCATCCCAATGGATTCTTCAGAAAAAATTTGAAGGACCCTGGATAGCGTTTCCTGTATCTCTTCGGTATTATTTAAGGTTTCAAACCTATTTTCCAGTTCGGTTTGATCGTACTTTTCCAAAGAAGCCTGTTTTAATTCGTTAAATAAGAACGAATGATAATCCAGCTCTTTGGTCGCTGTTTCTTTGGATGCCAATACCTGCTCCAGATCTGTAGCAACATTTCTGTATTCCTCATAGGCATTGGAATACTCCTGTAAAAGCGCATCATTTCCAGCCAAAGCATCGATAACTTCCATCTGAAAAACTTCATTAGACAGCGCCAATGTCTCGTGTTGTGAATGAACATCCACCAGATGCACTCCTAATGCCTCCAGTTGTGAAAGGGTTACGGGAGTATCATTCACAAATGCCCTAGATTTTCCACCCGGGAGGATTTCCCGTCGTACAATAGTGATGGGCTCATAATCCAGATCGTTTTCAGTAAAGATCTTTTGTATTTGGTAATCCCCTATTCTAAAATTCGCTTCAATAACACATTTCTTTGAAGCATCCTTTACACTGCTTAGATCTGCTCTTTTTCCCAACAACAAGGATAACGCACCTAAAATAATAGATTTACCGGCGCCTGTTTCACCCGTGATAATCGTAAGTCCGGACATAAACCCAACGTTCAGGTCATCGATTAATGCATAGTTTTTTATGGACAGATTTGTAATCACAAAAGTGTATTAAATGAAAGGGATTCATCTGTTAGATGAGGGACTTCTAAAGTAAAGGAGAATTGTTACTTCTGCAAGAAAAAAAACCTAAGCTTAAAACTTAATTTCACTCCAATTGCTACGCTTGGTTGGAGCCATTCTATTCAGGTTTTCCACTAATTGCACGATATCGACTTTGGGGCCGCCACTGAAGATCGCCTGAATTTCATCACTTTTTGCATCAAAAAAGGTTCGAAGCAGAAAAGAATTGGGTCTTCGGTCGTTTATGTTCTTTAACTTTGCGATGGCCTCAACGATCTGCTGTTTTGCAGCTTTCTGGTCTTCGCCCATTACGTCCAACCCTTTCCGGTGATATTGATATAAGGCATCGTGAAATTCCTGATAGACGTTAGACAACATTGCATCGTTATAACGGTATCGGGACTGATTCCCATCAGTTGCCTTCCATCCCGAAAAATTACTTGATGCAGCAGTGTTCACAATTTGCTTGGCTACTTCAAAATACTCCTGACCTCCGTTCGGCGAATACGTGTCGGCATCTAAAGCGATAATGGTATACACGTGATAAGCGATCACCGATATAAGGTTAGAATCGAAATTGTTTATATTGAAATTAAGGGGTTGAAATTCTACATAATCGAAACTGAATTGTCTGTCATTGTAGTTGTACACCGGACTGTCATAGGTAGAACCGAAAATGGTTCTTGAAGATTGTACTTGAAGGGTCGCGCTAAAGGAATCGGATTCGTAACTGTTTATAATAATTGACATATTGCAGTCGATACGCTCCTGATTCTTATACACCTTGTTCGTCCATTTCGTATTATTAACAAATTCAGTTACCTGCTGCGCCAGCGTTCTGAAAACCTGCTGATTGGGCTGTCCTGTTTGCTCGGCATCCACCGTTACGGTACAATTAAGCTCCTGAGATTGACCCACTAAGCCGGTAATGAGAAACGAAAATAAGAGTATAAGTTTACGCATGGAGTTCTTGTATAATATGTTCTAAAATATCGATAGCCACTTTCTTCTTGCTTTTAACTTGAAATGGCAGTACTTTATTGCCCTTTGTGATCAAAGTAACCTTGTTTGTGTTGGTCTTAAAGCCCGCACCTGGATCATTCAGCGAATTTAATACAATTAAATCTAAATTCTTTTTTTTCAGTTTTGTTTTTGCGTTTTCCAGTTCGTTCTCGGTTTCCAGTGCAAAGCCTACAAGATATTGTTTCTTTTTTATCGCTCCTAGGGAAGCCAGAATATCCTGTGTTTTCTCTAGCTTTAACACCAAAGTATCTTCTTTCTTCTTGATCTTTTGATCGGCAACTTCAACAGGACGAAAATCGGCCACCGCAGCACTTAAAATTGCAATATTACACTCGTTAAAATACTGGTGCACTGCATCATACATTTCATGTGCTGAAGTAACCCGAACGGTCTTGATCAAACTGTGTTCGGTATGCAGTGCAACCGGACCAGACACCAACACCACCTCTGCTCCCAGATCTGCTGAAGCTTCCGCAATCGCATACCCCATTTTTCCACTGGAGTGATTACCTATAAAACGTACCGGATCGATCGCTTCATAAGTGGGGCCCGCTGTAATGAGTATTTTTTTTCCGCGTAATGGTAGGCTTTTCAGCAGATCCCTTTCAATAAATTCTACAATAGCTTCGGGTTCTGCCATTCGACCCTGCCCTACTAAACCGCTGGCCAGTTCCCCGTGCTCTGCGGGGATCATAATATTTCCAAAATCCGTCAACTTCTTAAAGTTATCCAAAGTACTCGGGTGTTTATACATATCCAGATCCATGGCGGGTGCATAATACACCGGGCATTTGGCAGAAAGATAGGTAGCAAGCAACAAATTGTCACTAGTTCCGGCTGCCATTTTTGAAAGGGTATTCGCCGTAGCTGGAGCAATTATAAATAAGTTTGCCCAAAGGCCTAACTCTACATGGTTATTCCATTGGGCATTATCGTCATCTTCGTTGGTGAACGAAGAGAATACTTCATTCTGTGATAAGGTAGAAAGCGTAAGAGGCGTGACGAATTCTTTAGCCGAAGGCGTCATTACCACTTTAACATGAGCTCCTTTTTTTACCAGTAACCGAGCTAAAAAAGCGGCTTTGTAAGCGGCAATACCGGCAGTAACGCCAAGCAAAATATTTTTACCGCTTAAAACAGACATTTTTTAGCTTTCTAATTCTTCGTCTTTGGTATTTCGGTAGTAGATCTTACTTTCCAACCACTCCTGAATTGCCAGCGCATGTGGCTTAGGAAGTTTTTCGTAGAATTTCGAAACCTCAATTTGCTCCTTGTTCTCGAAGATCTCTTCAAGACTGTCGTTGTAGGTAGCAAACTCATCCAACTTCTCAAGAAGTTCCTTCTTGATATCGTTATTGATTTGATTGGCGCGCTTCGAAATAATAGAGATTGCCTCGTAGATATTATCTGTTGGCTTATCAATTAAATTTTTATCAATAGTGGTCGTATTGATAGGTGCATCGCTGTTTTTAATATCTGTCATAATCTTTATATTAACTTGTAGGCTCTTCGACAAGACGCTCGTCAATTTCAGCCAAAATTTTATCTGCATCTTCCTTTAGATCAGAATTTGCATAATATTTTACAAAACTGTTATAATACCCTTTCGCTGTCAATAGTCGTTCTTGAACCAATGCCGGGATACTGTTGATGGCCAGTTTATAAGCCGCCTCCAATCTACCGTAAAAAGCATTTTTCCGTAGAGATGCACCGGGGTGATCGGTAATAAAATTCTCAAAGGCTGCGATTGACGCTTTATAGTCTTCAATGTTCAAATATTGCTGCGCAATTTCAAAATCCTTTTTTTCAAGTTTCTCTCTCAATTCGGTTACCAACGTATTCGCTTCGAGACGCAATTCAGAATTTGGGTATTTATTTATATAAGCCTGAAGTTCTTCCAGTGCTTTATAAGTGTCTTTTTGGTCCAATGAGTACCGTGGAGAAAGTTCGTAATAGCTCTTTGCCGACCTGTATGCCGCTGTCTCAACACTATCGCTGGTAGGATAGGCAGTTACAAACCTTTCAAATTGATAACCCGCCAGATAATAATCTTCCAGATTATAAAAGGTATTAGCGTACATAAACATAAGTCTTTCTGCCTGGGGCTTCCCTCTATATGCAGGAACGATCTGTTCCATCAATTTTAATGCTTTCTTGTATTTTCCTTTTTGATACAATGAATCTGCCATCGAATATTTTCGGGCCACATCATCATCCCTCAATACTTTCTGATATTCACCACAGGAAGCAACGAACAAAGCTATAATGATAAGATATAAAGGTACTCTCATGGTTTTAAAAAACATCGTGCAAAAGTAGTGAATTAAACGTGATTACAAAAACTTAATTTTACACTAAAGTATTGTTTGTATACCTTGCGATAGGTAAAGTTTTGAAATATTTAACGCTTATATTTCGATCAATCAAGAAAACGCATCAGTAAACTCACTTATTTTTAATCGCAGACTGTCGCTAACGCCTACCAACGGGAGTCTCACCGTATCATCACAAATGCCTAACTTTTTAAAAACTGCTTTAATACCCGCAGGATTACCTTCAGCAAAAATATAATCGATCGCCGGAGCGATTTTATGATGAATTGCATAGGCCTCATCGACCTTGCGTTCCAGTCCTAAGCGAACCATTTTTGAAAATTCTCTGGGAAATCCTTCCCCAATAACTGAAATCACGCCGGAACCTCCAGCGAGCACCATAGGTAAAGTGATCATGTCATCTCCCGATATTACATGAAAATTTTCAGGACACGACGCAATGAGTTTCATAGCCTGTACTATATCTCCTGCCGCCTCTTTTATGGCTACAATGGATTCGAAATCATTGGCCAGTCTCGCCACGGTCTCAGGAAGCATGTTGGACGCTGTTCTTCCCGGCACATTATACAAAATGATGGGCTTAGGCGCCATTTGTGCTATCGCAGCAAAGTGCTGGTAGATCCCTTCCTGAGTGGGCTTATTGTACATGGGTGAAACCGATAAAATTGCAGCAAAGTGAGTGAGATCGGTATGCCTCATTTCATCGATTACAGCCATAGTATCGTTGCCACCGATTCCTAAAACCAAAGGCAATCTGCCATTGTTCGTCTTAACTATGGTATCAATAACCAGTTGTTTTTCCTGTTTATTCAAGGTAACACTTTCTGCAGTAGTTCCAAGTACCACCAAATAATCAATACCATTGTCTATTTGATAGTTCACCACCTTTTCCAATCCCGATACATCAACACTTAGATCAGGTTTAAAAGGTGTGATCAAAGCTACTCCGGTTCCAACTAGTTCTTTCATTCTATTTATTTTTGATATGAATTATTGAATATTCTAAAATGCTCCTCATTACAGACCTTTCTTATTTAACCGATCTTACCGAGTATCTTCATGTACTTTACGAATTCAGATTTAAAAGCATCTTCCTTATCCAGGGTAATGTTAATAAGTAAATCATATAGACGATCATCGGCATTCGCAGCGCCCACTTTAAATTTTGCCTTGCTTTCGGTAACCATCAGATCCAAAAATTTATTAGTTCCGTGGTAATAGCCTACCAATACATCGAAAGGTACATCCAAGAATTCCCGAGCATTCTGATTGTGTATCTCCCCTTTCCAGGTAAATTCCTTATTCTGAATCTGATTCTGCTGTAAGGTGGGTAATTTCTTCTTCACCTCCACAAAGGAAAAGACCTTCACATCCTTTCGTTGTATCCCCAACTCGCGCCAATACTCATATAAGAACTCAAAATCTGTGGTTAACTTTTCATCAACTATAAACCCCAGTGTTTTTAAAGGAGCATTCACCTGCGAAACATCCCTGATCTTTAAATTTTTATCAGTTCTTTTCTGAAGTGATTTATGTCTTAAATTTTTAAACATTCTCCCTAATTCTTGGACTGCAAAAATACACTTTTTTAGTGGTAAACTATCGTTGTTATGAGGCTATCATTTCCAAAAAATCATCTTCATTAATAATCGGGACACCTAAGCCTTCAGCCTTTATCCGCTTGCTCGGCCCCATATTTTCCCCGGCAACGACATACGAGGTTTTAGCCGAAATAGACCCAGAAACTTTTCCGCCATTGTCCTCTATCAATTTTTTCAATTCAGTTCGTGACACCTTCGAAAATACACCCGAAACCACAAACGTATTTCCGGTTAATTTCGTAGTTTGATTTGCCAGTTTTTCGGCAGAAATTTCCAATTGTACTCCGTAGTATTTTAACCGCTGTATTATGGTTCTATTTTCTTCGGAAGCAAAAAATTGGACTACACTTTGGGCAATACGCTCTCCTATCTCATCAACCGAGACAAGGCTTTCTTCTGAAGCTTCGGCTATGGCATCTATACTTTTATAATGCCGTGCCAGTTTCTTTGCTACGGTTTCTCCAACATAACGTATTCCCAACGCAAACAATACCCTTTCAAAAGGAATCTGTTTGGATGCCTCTATACCCAACACAAGATTCTCAGCGCTTTTCTCTGCCATTCGTTCCAGTGGAATAACCTGCGCTGTGGTAAGCTCATAAAGATCTGCATAATTATTTATGAGTCCGTTGACCACCAAAAGAGCCACTGTTTCAGCACCAAGCCCTTCAATATCCATGGCTTTTCTCGATATAAAATGTTGAATCCTCCCGATGATCTGTGGCGGACAACCTTCAGAATTCGGACAATAATGTTGCGCCTCTCCTTCTGTTCGAACCAAAGTTGTATCACATTCAGGACAGGTCGTGCGGTACGTGGTTGGCTCAGATTCGGGATCGCGTTGGGTAAAATCAACCCCAATGATCTTAGGAATGATCTCACCCCCCTTTTCCACATATACCGTATCACCTTCCCTGATATCGAGCTTGGCGATCTGGTCGGCATTATGCAGTGAGGCCCGCTTAACAATAGTTCCTGCCAGCTCAACCGGTTGTAAGTTTGCGACGGGTGTAATGGCACCGGTTCTGCCAACCTGGTACGTGATCTCATTTAATACGGTTGAAACCTGCTCTGCCTTAAATTTATATGCCATAGCCCAACGCGGAGCTTTAGCGGTATATCCAAGTTCTTCCTGCTGATGAAGATCGTTCACTTTAATGACTACCCCATCGGTTTCGTACGGCAATTCGTGACGATGCTTATCCCAATAGTTTACAAAGTCCAACACCTCATCTATATTTTGCGCCAATTTGGCAACTTCAGGAACTTTAAAGCCCCATTCGCGGGCTTTTATCAGACTTTCAAACTGTGTTTTAATGGGTAGTTTTTCTCCTTTTAAACTGTACAACAAACATTCTAAAGGACGCTTTGCCACCTCACTGCTATCTTGTAATTTTAAACTCCCTGAAGCAGTATTTCTGGGATTGCGATAGGGTTCTTCGCCGGCTTCTACACGTTCGGCGTTCATTTTTGTGAATCCGTCGAAAGGCAAAACGATCTCTCCTCGAATTTCAAACAGGGCCGGGAAGTCGCCTTTTAATTGCAGTGGGACTGAACGAATGGTCTTCACATTGGTGGTTACGTCATCACCTTGAAATCCGTCACCACGCGTAACCGCTCGTAAAAGTTTTCCGTTTTCATAGGTGAGACTCATGGAAGCCCCATCGTATTTGAGCTCACAGGTGTATTCCACTTTACCGTCCACCATTTTTTTAATGCGCTTTTCCCAATCTTCAAGGTCTTCCTTAGAGTAGGAATTATCTAAAGAATACATGCGGTACGTATGCGGAACGGTTTCAAAGTTCTTAGTGACTTGTCCTCCCACTCTAATGGTAGGGGAATTTGGGTCGTAATATTGAGGATGGGCAGCTTCCAGCTCCTGTAATTGTTTCAGTTTCTGGTCGAATTCAAAATCGGATATCACCGAAGTATCCAGTACGTAATAATTATAATTGTGCTCCCGAAGTTCTTTGCGAAGCTGGTTGATTTGCTCTTCCGTAGTCATAACACAAAGATAAAAATAAACTATCCTTTTTGCTATGTTAAATCCTCATTCATCCATTGAGGAATTCGGGGAGCTTTAAAATCCTTCATTTTTTGTAGTAATCCATCCACTGTGGTATCTACAAGAAGCAATTCGTAGTTCTCCATGCTTAAAAATCCCTTTCGCACCATGGTTTCGAGCAATTGAATAAGATCATCATAAAACCCGTTGCAATTTAACAAACCAATGGGTTTAGTATGTAAGCCGAGTTGGAGCCATGAAAATATTTCGAACAATTCTTCTAACGTACCAATACCTCCGGGTAGTGCAATAAATCCATCGCTGAGATTCTGCATTTCAAGTTTTCGCTCATGCATACTTTTAGTGGTGATCAAATTTGTTAGCCCAAGATGAACCACCTCCTTTTTCTTCAGAAAACCGGGAATGATCCCGGTCACTTCTCCTCCATTGTCCAGTACCGTTTTGGCCAGAGACCCCATGATTCCGATTTTTGCTGCACCATAAACCAAAGTTATACCCTGAGAAGCAAATTTTTCGCCTAATTCCTGAGTCGCACGGGTGATAATGGCGTCATTTCCATCACTGCTACCGCAA is from Constantimarinum furrinae and encodes:
- the recN gene encoding DNA repair protein RecN; this encodes MITNLSIKNYALIDDLNVGFMSGLTIITGETGAGKSIILGALSLLLGKRADLSSVKDASKKCVIEANFRIGDYQIQKIFTENDLDYEPITIVRREILPGGKSRAFVNDTPVTLSQLEALGVHLVDVHSQHETLALSNEVFQMEVIDALAGNDALLQEYSNAYEEYRNVATDLEQVLASKETATKELDYHSFLFNELKQASLEKYDQTELENRFETLNNTEEIQETLSRVLQIFSEESIGMLGMAKETRTLLARLQKFSSEFSDYNDRLQSVVIELEDMYESLQNTAENVEADPQKLMEVNTILQNIYKLQQKHTVNSISELIEIQKDLEEKIEGTLQLDDRIEALQKEIEKYRTIALNIATQLHSKRSKAIPILKAKLEEILQELGLPNARFKFDLTPSNRFRSNGTDTLELLFTANKGLSFGALKKVASGGEMSRIMLAVKAVLAEYKKLPTIIFDEIDTGVSGEIANKMASIMNTMSKGMQLLSITHLPQIAAKGDHHIMVYKEDVDEVTQTRLRVLGQEERTVEIAKMIGGNKVTDAAIANAKELLN
- the porD gene encoding type IX secretion system protein PorD, with the translated sequence MRKLILLFSFLITGLVGQSQELNCTVTVDAEQTGQPNQQVFRTLAQQVTEFVNNTKWTNKVYKNQERIDCNMSIIINSYESDSFSATLQVQSSRTIFGSTYDSPVYNYNDRQFSFDYVEFQPLNFNINNFDSNLISVIAYHVYTIIALDADTYSPNGGQEYFEVAKQIVNTAASSNFSGWKATDGNQSRYRYNDAMLSNVYQEFHDALYQYHRKGLDVMGEDQKAAKQQIVEAIAKLKNINDRRPNSFLLRTFFDAKSDEIQAIFSGGPKVDIVQLVENLNRMAPTKRSNWSEIKF
- the coaBC gene encoding bifunctional phosphopantothenoylcysteine decarboxylase/phosphopantothenate--cysteine ligase CoaBC, yielding MSVLSGKNILLGVTAGIAAYKAAFLARLLVKKGAHVKVVMTPSAKEFVTPLTLSTLSQNEVFSSFTNEDDDNAQWNNHVELGLWANLFIIAPATANTLSKMAAGTSDNLLLATYLSAKCPVYYAPAMDLDMYKHPSTLDNFKKLTDFGNIMIPAEHGELASGLVGQGRMAEPEAIVEFIERDLLKSLPLRGKKILITAGPTYEAIDPVRFIGNHSSGKMGYAIAEASADLGAEVVLVSGPVALHTEHSLIKTVRVTSAHEMYDAVHQYFNECNIAILSAAVADFRPVEVADQKIKKKEDTLVLKLEKTQDILASLGAIKKKQYLVGFALETENELENAKTKLKKKNLDLIVLNSLNDPGAGFKTNTNKVTLITKGNKVLPFQVKSKKKVAIDILEHIIQELHA
- a CDS encoding DNA-directed RNA polymerase subunit omega, whose translation is MTDIKNSDAPINTTTIDKNLIDKPTDNIYEAISIISKRANQINNDIKKELLEKLDEFATYNDSLEEIFENKEQIEVSKFYEKLPKPHALAIQEWLESKIYYRNTKDEELES
- a CDS encoding outer membrane protein assembly factor BamD → MRVPLYLIIIALFVASCGEYQKVLRDDDVARKYSMADSLYQKGKYKKALKLMEQIVPAYRGKPQAERLMFMYANTFYNLEDYYLAGYQFERFVTAYPTSDSVETAAYRSAKSYYELSPRYSLDQKDTYKALEELQAYINKYPNSELRLEANTLVTELREKLEKKDFEIAQQYLNIEDYKASIAAFENFITDHPGASLRKNAFYGRLEAAYKLAINSIPALVQERLLTAKGYYNSFVKYYANSDLKEDADKILAEIDERLVEEPTS
- the dapA gene encoding 4-hydroxy-tetrahydrodipicolinate synthase; this translates as MKELVGTGVALITPFKPDLSVDVSGLEKVVNYQIDNGIDYLVVLGTTAESVTLNKQEKQLVIDTIVKTNNGRLPLVLGIGGNDTMAVIDEMRHTDLTHFAAILSVSPMYNKPTQEGIYQHFAAIAQMAPKPIILYNVPGRTASNMLPETVARLANDFESIVAIKEAAGDIVQAMKLIASCPENFHVISGDDMITLPMVLAGGSGVISVIGEGFPREFSKMVRLGLERKVDEAYAIHHKIAPAIDYIFAEGNPAGIKAVFKKLGICDDTVRLPLVGVSDSLRLKISEFTDAFS
- a CDS encoding DUF6913 domain-containing protein encodes the protein MFKNLRHKSLQKRTDKNLKIRDVSQVNAPLKTLGFIVDEKLTTDFEFLYEYWRELGIQRKDVKVFSFVEVKKKLPTLQQNQIQNKEFTWKGEIHNQNAREFLDVPFDVLVGYYHGTNKFLDLMVTESKAKFKVGAANADDRLYDLLINITLDKEDAFKSEFVKYMKILGKIG
- the ligA gene encoding NAD-dependent DNA ligase LigA, with the protein product MTTEEQINQLRKELREHNYNYYVLDTSVISDFEFDQKLKQLQELEAAHPQYYDPNSPTIRVGGQVTKNFETVPHTYRMYSLDNSYSKEDLEDWEKRIKKMVDGKVEYTCELKYDGASMSLTYENGKLLRAVTRGDGFQGDDVTTNVKTIRSVPLQLKGDFPALFEIRGEIVLPFDGFTKMNAERVEAGEEPYRNPRNTASGSLKLQDSSEVAKRPLECLLYSLKGEKLPIKTQFESLIKAREWGFKVPEVAKLAQNIDEVLDFVNYWDKHRHELPYETDGVVIKVNDLHQQEELGYTAKAPRWAMAYKFKAEQVSTVLNEITYQVGRTGAITPVANLQPVELAGTIVKRASLHNADQIAKLDIREGDTVYVEKGGEIIPKIIGVDFTQRDPESEPTTYRTTCPECDTTLVRTEGEAQHYCPNSEGCPPQIIGRIQHFISRKAMDIEGLGAETVALLVVNGLINNYADLYELTTAQVIPLERMAEKSAENLVLGIEASKQIPFERVLFALGIRYVGETVAKKLARHYKSIDAIAEASEESLVSVDEIGERIAQSVVQFFASEENRTIIQRLKYYGVQLEISAEKLANQTTKLTGNTFVVSGVFSKVSRTELKKLIEDNGGKVSGSISAKTSYVVAGENMGPSKRIKAEGLGVPIINEDDFLEMIAS
- a CDS encoding LOG family protein, yielding MNDLKNICVFCGSSDGNDAIITRATQELGEKFASQGITLVYGAAKIGIMGSLAKTVLDNGGEVTGIIPGFLKKKEVVHLGLTNLITTKSMHERKLEMQNLSDGFIALPGGIGTLEELFEIFSWLQLGLHTKPIGLLNCNGFYDDLIQLLETMVRKGFLSMENYELLLVDTTVDGLLQKMKDFKAPRIPQWMNEDLT